The proteins below come from a single Stomoxys calcitrans chromosome 1, idStoCalc2.1, whole genome shotgun sequence genomic window:
- the LOC131997159 gene encoding uncharacterized protein LOC131997159, with product MEPSNQANSATGSSAVKPSPIHEKFLFDCDHLISFCTAFEKVDVTDQTDSLLEVKLDDLEVRWKKLQIDYESLMLSPETTNTKDFKENAKVNFNVTSEAYYETRSQIVDILKISGGADSRTMSTRNSLAPQHLFQTSSSAHVSDTYSSCIKVPPCDTEVFKGSYEEWPSFRDMFTAVYVNHPKLTRAQKLYHLRNKTKGSAGAIVKRYTLCDDNFDLAWGALRTRYENKRVLVDHQLRILFEIPVATDENSESLQRIHSTVSDCLCTLKSLQVQVECWDPILIYLVSTKLPNETISLWEQSLKSHRELPSWSQMDEFLLNRFEVVERISSIKSTKDRHSLPSVSYSKSNEKIQMYTSQEKLTTSCTLCKENHSIRTCPDFRKFKPQERIDFVFKNKICNNCLSEAHMKQKCRSKNTCLSCRKHHHTLLHLDQPPIRKSESGSQTFSPKQQISANSISSERHEDISQSSSAESYSQVQANFSSNSETILLRTALVQVEHNGELFTIRALIDPGSQRTFLSERVRNMLQVSYRKSSFEIFGIGCKTQKAHKECELVLFSRRYNTRCRVNAIVLPKVTQKLPAVSFEIPNSPELRDLDLADPNFNKSSNIDLVLGNDAERFINLEGVKKNICGLASAYNTIFGWVLSGPMQGEKIQAFTTNVIPTEDENLSEILRKFWEIEEIPSISPRTESEIICEEFYLKTTTRLPNGRYVVRLPFKEEFPNSIFLGSSRFLALGQYTRMEKTLIKDAELRGEYRSVLKEYISLGHMEETSSLELGSKGKFNSFYLPHHAVVRPDHKSTKVRVVFNASRKTKSDYSLNDVLHTGPTLQNDLISIILNWRKYKYVFCGDIQKMYRQILVHPQDRAYQRILFQNQSAEPIRDYHLNTVTFGINCAPFLAIRTLLQLASDSETEFPKVASILRKETYVDDILSGGFTIEETIEARNDLIAVLKSAGFPLKKITANAPELLSHLPPEDLYDMDLLKLYESSSTKTLGIKWNALTDCFSYASIPIEKKSQATKRQVLSTVAKLFDPAGWITPVIIRSKILMQQLWLEGSNWDETISPDSLDTWNNLIDDLAHVEDVIIPRWIKYLPTDLIQIHGFCDASKMAYCATVYVRCQTTTSVVISNLLMAKSKVAPIKTVSLPKLELNGAVLLAKLVRYILNTFEMNFGSVSLWTDSSIVLGWLSKPPMLWETYVANRASQIHELVPDAKWNYVSTHDNPADIGTRGCRPQDLKISTLWWNGPPWLTNPEGTWPKKNPLVPLKEHDVVQMHHVAAENNDILLRFSSYTRALRVISYIFRFFHNSMPGNTRKYESYDLSMQEMQFVKFRLISLAQRQYFSLEYELLLNSKPLPNKSVLSTLNPFLDSNQVLRVNGRLSDSFLPYRERHPIILPGNSRLCHLYLLHLHSFLVHAECNQMCRFVQTEFYVSRLKPRVKSIIYNCKVCVLYKQKQNTQIMAPLPLERCTLSPPFHTTGIDFAGPFELKSSSLRRAPTIKGYVCVFACFATRAIHLETCSDLSSAAFEAAFYRFVGRRGLPRRIVSDNGRNFLGASRALIREFSQFIKSASSDISKKYAAHGFEWGFIPPHAPHMGGLWEAAVKSFKIHFKKIAGAHKFTFEQFQTILARIEGVLNSRPISAMSDDPADLTALTPGHFLKGSPILAFPEPLSPNISLINRWLKLKAIHHQFALRWKEEYLKTLHKRYKWKTKKPNLRVGDLVAIMDDLLPPSEWRLGRIEKIYLGSDNNVRIADVRTATGILNRPIVKLCFLPFENTTESNSN from the coding sequence ATGGAACCCTCTAACCAGGCGAATTCGGCTACTGGCAGCTCTGCTGTGAAACCTTCCCCTATCCAcgagaaatttttgtttgactGTGATCATCTGATCAGCTTTTGCACAGCTTTTGAAAAAGTTGACGTTACGGACCAGACTGATTCACTTCTTGAAGTCAAGTTGGACGATTTGGAAGTAAGgtggaaaaaattgcaaatagaCTATGAAAGTCTAATGTTGTCTCCCGAAACAACCAATACAAAAGACTTCAAGGAGAATGCTAAAGTGAATTTTAATGTGACCTCAGAGGCATATTATGAGACTCGTTCCCAGATTGTCGACATTCTGAAGATATCAGGAGGGGCTGATTCCAGAACTATGTCAACTAGGAATAGTCTAGCCCCTCAGCACCTTTTCCAGACCAGTTCCAGTGCGCATGTTTCTGATACTTACAGCTCGTGCATAAAAGTCCCGCCATGTGACACGGAGGTATTTAAGGGCAGTTACGAGGAATGGCCCTCCTTTCGTGATATGTTCACGGCCGTTTACGTGAACCACCCTAAACTCACCCGTGCTCAGAAACTTTACCATCTTAGAAATAAGACTAAAGGTAGTGCTGGCGCTATCGTGAAAAGATATACTCTCTGCGATGATAATTTTGATCTCGCATGGGGAGCTTTGAGAACCCGATATGAGAATAAGCGCGTGCTGGTAGACCACCAGCTCAGGATATTATTTGAAATTCCCGTTGCCACAGATGAAAATAGCGAATCTCTTCAAAGGATTCACTCTACAGTTAGTGACTGCCTATGTACACTGAAGTCCTTACAGGTACAGGTAGAATGCTGGGACCCAATATTAATTTATTTGGTGTCTACAAAGCTTCCAAATGAGACTATTTCGTTATGGGAACAATCCCTCAAGTCCCATCGTGAACTGCCAAGTTGGTCTCAAATGGACGAGTTCCTTCTTAATAGATTTGAGGTCGTGGAAAGAATATCCAGCATTAAATCAACGAAGGATAGACATAGTCTCCCATCGGTTTCGTACTCCAAATCCAACGAAAAAATACAGATGTACACATCCCAGGAAAAACTTACAACCTCCTGTACTTTATGCAAAGAGAATCATAGCATACGAACATGCCCAGATTTTCGTAAATTTAAGCCCCAGGAGAGAATAGATttcgtttttaaaaataaaatctgtaaTAATTGCTTATCAGAGGCTCACATGAAACAAAAGTGCAGGAGTAAGAACACTTGTCTCTCGTGCAGGAAACATCACCATACACTCTTGCACTTAGACCAACCACCGATTCGAAAGTCTGAATCTGGTTCTCAGACTTTTTCACCGAAGCAACAAATCTCGGCAAATAGTATCTCTTCAGAACGACACGAGGATATCTCACAATCGTCATCGGCAGAGTCATACTCCCAGGTACAGGccaatttttcttctaacagTGAAACAATCTTGCTTAGAACAGCGCTTGTTCAAGTCGAACACAATGGTGAACTTTTCACAATTAGGGCTTTAATAGACCCAGGATCCCAAAGAACATTTCTCTCTGAGAGAGTACGAAATATGCTCCAAGTTTCATATCGAAAATCTTCGTTCGAGATATTTGGTATAGGCTGCAAGACACAAAAGGCTCACAAAGAATGTGAACTTGTACTTTTTTCTCGAAGATATAACACACGATGTAGAGTTAATGCCATTGTCTTGCCAAAGGTTACACAGAAGCTTCCTGCTGTTTCTTTTGAAATTCCAAATTCACCAGAACTGCGAGACCTTGATTTAGCAGATCCCAACTTCAATAAATCGTCGAATATCGATTTAGTTCTCGGAAATGACGCTGAGCGATTCATTAATCTCGAGGGTGTTAAGAAGAATATTTGTGGTCTGGCTTCGGCGTACAACACAATATTCGGTTGGGTACTAAGTGGCCCAATGCAGGGTGAGAAGATTCAAGCGTTCACAACGAACGTAATTCCCACCGAAGATGAGAATCTTAGCGaaattcttcgaaaattttgggaaatcgAAGAAATCCCATCCATTTCTCCTCGTACAGAATCCGAAATAATTTGTGAAGAGTTCTACCTAAAGACGACTACGCGTCTTCCCAATGGTCGATATGTCGTTAGACTCCCCTTTAAAGAGGAATTTCCAAACTCCATTTTTCTTGGCTCTTCAAGATTTCTCGCTCTTGGACAGTATACAAGAATGGAGAAGACACTGATCAAGGATGCCGAGCTTCGAGGGGAATACAGGTCTGTCCTTAAGGAGTATATTTCATTAGGTCATATGGAAGAGACTTCTTCTCTCGAACTAGGCTCCAAAGGTAAATTTAACTCCTTTTACCTCCCTCATCATGCCGTAGTGCGACCGGATCACAAATCAACCAAGGTCAGGGTTGTTTTTAACGCTTCACGCAAGACAAAATCCGATTACTCCCTCAATGATGTACTTCATACCGGTCCCACACTACAAAACGACTTAATTTCCATAATTCTCAACTGGAGAAAATATAAGTACGTATTTTGTGgagatatccaaaaaatgtACCGCCAAATCCTGGTACATCCCCAAGATAGAGCGTATCAAAGAATTCTGTTTCAAAATCAAAGCGCAGAGCCTATAAGAGATTACCATTTGAACACGGTCACTTTTGGCATAAATTGCGCTCCCTTTTTGGCAATACGCACTCTACTTCAACTTGCATCTGATTCAGAAACAGAATTCCCCAAAGTCGCATCCATTTTGAGAAAAGAAACATATGTGGATGATATTTTATCTGGTGGATTCACCATCGAAGAAACCATCGAAGCACGAAATGATTTGATCGCTGTCCTCAAATCTGCGGGTTTTCCATTAAAGAAAATTACTGCCAATGCACCGGAGTTATTATCACATTTGCCTCCTGAGGATTTATACGATATGGACTTATTAAAATTGTATGAATCAAGCTCCACTAAAACTCTTGGTATAAAATGGAATGCATTAACAGACTGCTTTTCTTATGCATCCATACCCATAGAGAAAAAATCCCAGGCGACTAAACGTCAAGTTCTTTCCACAGTCGCGAAACTTTTCGACCCCGCCGGTTGGATTACTCCTGTTATTATAaggtcaaaaattttaatgcagCAGCTCTGGTTGGAAGGTTCCAATTGGGACGAAACGATAAGTCCTGATTCTCTTGATACTTGGAACAACTTAATCGATGATTTAGCACACGTAGAGGATGTCATTATACCTAGATGGATTAAATATTTGCCTACAGATCTCATACAAATACACGGTTTTTGTGATGCCTCAAAAATGGCATACTGCGCTACCGTGTACGTACGATGCCAGACAACGACATCTGTAGTTATTTCCAACCTTCTTATGGCCAAAAGCAAAGTTGCTCCCATTAAGACAGTGTCATTGCCAAAGTTAGAATTAAACGGCGCTGTGCTTCTAGCCAAACTAGTTCGCTACATTTTGAACACTTTTGAGATGAATTTTGGTTCTGTATCATTGTGGACGGATTCGTCTATTGTTTTGGGGTGGCTTTCAAAACCCCCAATGTTATGGGAAACCTACGTCGCAAATAGGGCATCCCAAATTCATGAACTAGTTCCCGACGCCAAGTGGAATTATGTTTCCACTCATGATAACCCGGCTGATATAGGCACTCGCGGTTGTAGACCTCAGGACTTGAAGATCAGTACATTGTGGTGGAATGGTCCGCCTTGGCTTACGAATCCAGAGGGTACTTGGCCAAAAAAGAATCCGCTAGTCCCTCTAAAGGAACATGATGTGGTTCAAATGCATCATGTGGCAGCAGAAAATAACGATATTCTTCTAAGATTCTCATCCTATACAAGGGCATTGAGAGTAATCTCATATATATTTCGCTTCTTCCATAACTCAATGCCTGGAAATACCCGCAAGTACGAATCGTATGATTTGAGCATGCAAGAAATGCAATTCGTGAAATTTCGTCTTATATCACTTGCTCAACGACAATATTTTTCATTAGAATATGAGCTGCTTTTGAACTCAAAGCCACTACCAAATAAAAGCGTTTTATCAACTTTGAACCCTTTTCTGGATTCCAATCAGGTCCTTAGGGTGAATGGACGCCTGTCTGATTCATTTCTTCCATACAGGGAACGCCATCCAATCATTCTACCCGGTAATTCTAGACTTTGCCATCTCTATTTGCTTCACTTGCACTCATTTTTAGTTCATGCGGAATGCAACCAGATGTGTAGATTTGTGCAGACCGAATTTTATGTCTCCAGGTTGAAACCAAGGGTAAAGAGCATTATATATAACTGCAAAGTATGCGTTTTGTACAAACAGAAGCAAAACACTCAAATTATGGCACCTTTACCTCTGGAGCGTTGTACTCTATCGCCACCTTTCCATACGACAGGTATAGACTTCGCAGGGCCATTTGAGCTAAAAAGCTCATCCCTTCGCAGGGCACCTACTATAAAGGGATATGTCTGCGTATTTGCATGTTTTGCTACAAGGGCAATACACCTGGAGACATGCTCTGATTTATCATCTGCCGCATTTGAGGCTGCGTTTTACCGCTTCGTTGGGAGGCGAGGGCTCCCTCGTAGGATCGTATCGGATAATGGCAGAAACTTTTTAGGAGCTAGCAGAGCACTAATTCGTGAGTTTTCCCAGTTCATTAAATCTGCTTCTAGCGACATTTCTAAAAAATACGCAGCTCATGGGTTTGAATGGGGATTCATTCCCCCACACGCACCTCACATGGGCGGCCTCTGGGAGGCCGCagttaaaagttttaaaatacaTTTCAAGAAGATTGCAGGAGCTCATAAATTTACTTTTGAACAGTTTCAAACAATCCTGGCAAGGATTGAAGGCGTTTTAAACTCCCGCCCCATTTCTGCAATGTCGGACGATCCAGCCGACTTAACCGCATTGACCCCAGGCCATTTTCTTAAGGGTTCACCCATATTAGCCTTTCCTGAACCACTTTCTCCCAATATTTCTCTGATAAACCGTTGGTTGAAATTAAAGGCTATTCACCATCAATTCGCCTTGAGATGGAAGGAGGAATATCTCAAGACTCTGCACAAGCGTTATAAATGGAAGACAAAAAAACCCAATTTGAGAGTAGGGGATTTGGTAGCAATAATGGATGATTTGTTACCCCCTAGTGAATGGCGATTAGGAAGAATAGAGAAGATTTATCTAGGTTCGGACAATAATGTTAGAATTGCAGACGTACGTACTGCAACTGGAATTCTAAATCGGCCAATTGTCAAATTATGTTTTCTTCCATTCGAGAATACGACGGAATCAAACTCAAATTAA